A window of the Henckelia pumila isolate YLH828 chromosome 3, ASM3356847v2, whole genome shotgun sequence genome harbors these coding sequences:
- the LOC140886421 gene encoding magnesium transporter MRS2-3: MRGTPLPPKPPAPSQAEEDGSGEPLLRGGGGGGVGIGVGIRKKAVGVRAWLFLESTGQAQLVEAGKHAIMRRTGLPARDLRILDPLLSYPSTVLGRERAIVINLEHIKAIITAQEVLLLNSKDPSVSPFADELQRRLLRHHQAIKSQEAGNGENADWTSLYDLEGPQSRPISPRNNSKNFPIKDETGKVDGREPSLENRDGPKLLPFEFVALEACLEEACRSLDTEARTLEQEAHPALDKLTSKISTLNLERVRQIKSRLVAITGRVQKVRDELEHLLDDDDDMAEMYLTEKLQRQLENTSVSSINEQDGTDEEVDSDVDDRNPAEILVEGNENSIVSDVDVQLIDNRKDQFYGGTNALSRGSHGTRTSTHSAMTQHLDVEELEMLLEAYFVQIDGTLNKLSTLREYVDDTEDYINIMLDDKQNHLLQMGVMLTTATLVVSAFVVVAGIFGMNINIELFNDEIHGMNRFLWTVGGSSIGTLFLYVIAIAWCKHRRLLE, encoded by the exons ATGAGGGGCACTCCTCTGCCACCAAAACCGCCAGCTCCGTCGCAGGCGGAGGAAGACGGCTCGGGCGAACCCCTCCTCCGTGGAGGAGGAGGTGGAGGCGTGGGAATCGGAGTCGGGATTCGGAAGAAGGCTGTTGGGGTGAGGGCGTGGCTGTTTCTGGAATCTACCGGCCAGGCCCAGCTGGTGGAGGCCGGGAAACACGCCATCATGCGGCGGACCGGCCTCCCAGCGCGCGATCTCCGGATACTTGATCCTCTGTTGTCTTACCCGTCCACGGTTCTGGGTCGTGAGCGGGCTATCGTCATTAATTTGGAGCATATAAAGGCAATCATTACGGCGCAAGAAGTTTTATTGCTCAATTCTAAAGACCCCTCTGTTAGTCCTTTTGCCGATGAGCTTCAGAGGAGATTATTGCGTCATCATCAGGCTATCAAGTCACAG GAAGCTGGGAATGGTGAGAATGCGGACTGGACAAGTTTGTATGATTTGGAAGGGCCTCAATCCAGGCCTATAAGTCCTCGGAACAATTCTAAGAACTTCCCAATCAAGGACGAAACGGGGAAAGTCGATGGGAGAGAACCATCTTTGGAGAACCGAGATGGCCCAAAGCTTTTGCCCTTTGAGTTCGTTGCGTTGGAGGCATGCCTAGAAGAGGCATGCCGTAGCTTGGATACCGAG GCAAGGACATTAGAGCAAGAAGCACATCCAGCCTTGGATAAATTGACTTCAAAAATCAGTACTCTCAATTTGGAACGTGTACGGCAAATTAAGAGCCGCTTGGTTGCTATTACTGGACGTGTTCAAAAG GTAAGGGATGAGCTAGAGCATTTgctagatgatgatgatgatatggcagagATGTATTTAACTGAAAAATTGCAACGGCAGCTCGAAAATACATCCGTCTCTTCCATAAACGAGCAAGATGGCACTGATGAAGAAGTTGACTCAGATGTGGATGATAG GAATCCAGCTGAAATCTTAGTCGAGGGGAATGAGAATTCGATTGTTTCTGATGTTGATGTTCAGCTGATAGACAACCGCAAGGATCAGTTTTATGGTGGAACTAATGCTCTTAGCAGAGGCAGCCATGGCACCCGCACAAGTACACACAGTGCTATGACCCAACACCTTGATGTAGAGGAGCTCGAAATGCTGTTAGAGGCCTACTTTGTTCAGATTGATGGTACACTGAACAAGTTATCCACG CTGAGGGAGTATGTCGACGACACCGAAGATTACATCAATATTATGTTGGATGACAAGCAAAATCATCTACTTCAAATGGGGGTGATGCTGACTACAGCAACGCTTGTGGTGAGTGCTTTTGTTGTCGTGGCAGGGATTTTCGGCATGAACATCAACATCGAACTATTTAACGATGAAATACATGGGATGAATCGATTTCTTTGGACCGTTGGAGGGAGTTCTATTGGCACTCTTTTCCTGTATGTGATTGCCATTGCCTGGTGTAAACACAGACGACTGCTGGAATAG